A genome region from Dickeya chrysanthemi NCPPB 402 includes the following:
- a CDS encoding SmdB family multidrug efflux ABC transporter permease/ATP-binding protein — MNNSQALWPTLKRLLAYGLPWKKTVGTGVLLLWIAAGAEVAGPVLVSYFIDHLVSKGEFPLMMATVLAVGYILLQGMAALLHYIQALMFNRVAVGVVQQLRTDVMDAALRQPLAVFDTQPVGQLISRVTNDTEVVRDLYVMVVGSVLRSAALIGAMLIAMFSLDWRMALVATAIFPAVAMVMVIYQRYSTPIVRRMRSYLADINDGFNESISGMSVIQQFRQQMRFGKKLSDASWSHYETRMQTLRLDGFLLRPLLSLFSALVMCGLLLQFGFSAVGSVGVGVLYAFINYLGRLNEPLIELTTQQSMLQQAVVAGERIFELMDGTRQRYGDDVRALESGRIDIRQVTFSYRKDKPVLHHIELNVPDRGFVALVGHTGSGKSTLANLLMGYYVPDSGEIRLDGRPLQTLSHQVLRQHVAMVQQDPVVLADSMFANVTLGRDISEEKVWQALEAVQLAPLVREMPDGIHSRIGEQGNNLSVGQKQLLALARVLVATPRILILDEATANIDSGTEQAIQRALRLVRAHTTLVVIAHRLSTIVEADHILVLHHGRTVEQGTHEQLLAKEGRYYQMYQLQQASSALTFSSSHDSGELISQTP; from the coding sequence ATGAATAATTCCCAGGCGTTATGGCCGACGCTGAAGCGGCTGTTGGCTTATGGATTGCCGTGGAAAAAAACGGTGGGAACCGGTGTGTTGCTGTTATGGATAGCGGCTGGCGCGGAAGTCGCAGGGCCGGTACTGGTGAGCTATTTCATCGACCACCTGGTAAGTAAAGGTGAGTTTCCGCTCATGATGGCAACCGTGCTGGCGGTGGGATATATTCTGCTGCAGGGGATGGCGGCGCTATTACATTATATTCAGGCGCTGATGTTCAATCGCGTTGCCGTGGGCGTCGTGCAGCAGTTGCGCACGGATGTGATGGATGCGGCTTTGCGCCAACCGTTGGCTGTGTTCGACACGCAACCCGTCGGGCAATTAATTTCCCGCGTAACCAATGATACGGAGGTCGTGCGGGATCTGTATGTGATGGTGGTAGGCAGTGTGTTGCGCAGCGCAGCTCTGATTGGAGCGATGCTGATAGCCATGTTTAGCCTGGACTGGCGTATGGCGCTGGTGGCTACGGCGATTTTTCCGGCTGTGGCGATGGTTATGGTGATTTATCAACGTTACAGCACGCCGATTGTCCGCCGGATGCGTAGCTACCTCGCGGATATCAATGATGGCTTCAACGAGTCGATTAGCGGCATGAGCGTCATCCAGCAGTTTCGCCAGCAGATGAGGTTTGGTAAGAAGCTGAGTGATGCCAGTTGGTCGCACTATGAGACAAGGATGCAGACGCTGAGGTTGGATGGGTTTCTGTTGCGTCCGTTACTGAGCCTGTTTTCGGCATTGGTGATGTGCGGCTTGTTGCTGCAATTTGGATTCAGTGCTGTCGGCTCTGTTGGGGTTGGTGTGTTGTATGCCTTTATCAACTATTTGGGGCGCTTGAACGAACCGCTGATTGAACTCACTACCCAGCAATCGATGCTGCAGCAAGCGGTTGTTGCCGGGGAGCGTATTTTTGAACTGATGGATGGTACTCGTCAGCGTTACGGCGACGATGTTCGTGCGTTGGAAAGCGGTCGTATCGATATCAGGCAGGTGACGTTTTCTTACCGTAAAGACAAGCCGGTATTGCATCATATTGAGTTGAATGTACCGGACCGGGGATTCGTCGCGTTGGTTGGGCACACCGGGAGCGGTAAAAGTACGCTGGCAAACCTGCTGATGGGGTATTACGTACCGGACAGCGGGGAGATCCGCCTGGATGGCCGACCTTTGCAAACCCTGTCGCATCAGGTGTTGCGTCAGCATGTGGCGATGGTACAGCAGGATCCGGTCGTTCTGGCTGATTCTATGTTTGCGAATGTCACGTTGGGGCGCGACATCAGTGAGGAAAAGGTCTGGCAGGCGTTGGAGGCAGTACAACTGGCACCGTTGGTGCGAGAAATGCCCGACGGGATTCATAGTCGTATTGGCGAACAGGGTAATAACCTGTCTGTCGGGCAAAAGCAATTGCTGGCGTTGGCCAGGGTGCTGGTGGCGACGCCCAGAATTCTGATTCTTGATGAGGCAACCGCCAATATCGATTCCGGCACCGAACAGGCCATTCAGCGCGCACTGCGGTTGGTACGCGCTCATACCACTCTGGTCGTGATTGCCCATCGATTGTCCACCATTGTTGAGGCTGACCATATTTTGGTGCTGCATCATGGCAGAACAGTAGAGCAGGGAACGCATGAACAGTTGCTGGCGAAGGAAGGACGATACTACCAAATGTATCAATTGCAGCAGGCGAGCAGCGCATTGACCTTTTCATCGTCGCATGATTCCGGTGAATTGATCTCTCAGACACCCTGA
- a CDS encoding SmdA family multidrug ABC transporter permease/ATP-binding protein, which translates to MRLFVQLGWYFRREWKRYLGAVILLIVIAILQLLPPRMVGVIVDDVTQHRMTTASVLWWISGILLIALLTYLLRYFWRIWLFGAAYQLAVELREDFYRQLSRQHPAFYLRHRTGDLIARATNDVDRVVFAAGEGVLTLVDSLVMGCAVLIVMSTQLSWQLTLMALAPMPVMAIVIKRYGTQLHQRFKDAQAAFSSLNDHAQESLTSIRMIKAFGLEDHQSGSFAQVAADAGRKNMRVARVDARFDPTIYIAVAFANLLAVGGGSWMVINGALTLGSLTSFVMYLGLMIWPMLALAWMFNIVERGSAAYARIRQLLSEAPVVVDGSQPLPADPGTLAVQIAAFHYPGHSTSAINDVRFTLLPGKTLGLCGPTGSGKSTLLALLLRYFDVEQGQIAYHGQPLHDIQLDALRGRFAVVGQTPFLFSDSVANNIALGRPDASRQQIEEAARLANVHDDILRLPQGYQTEVGERGVMLSGGQKQRIAIARALLLEAEILVLDDALSAVDGRTEHQILSNLRQWGRQRTLIISAHRLSALVDADEILVLQQGHVAQRGDHEQLSQQPGWYRDMYRYQQLEAALDDSPREEQPNE; encoded by the coding sequence GTGAGACTTTTTGTTCAACTGGGATGGTATTTCCGCCGTGAATGGAAGCGCTATCTGGGTGCTGTCATCCTGTTGATTGTGATAGCTATCCTGCAATTGCTGCCGCCCAGAATGGTTGGCGTTATCGTGGATGACGTCACACAGCATCGTATGACCACCGCGTCTGTGCTGTGGTGGATTAGCGGAATTTTGCTGATCGCTTTATTAACGTATCTGTTGCGTTATTTCTGGCGAATCTGGTTATTCGGCGCCGCTTACCAGTTGGCCGTCGAATTACGTGAAGACTTCTATCGTCAACTCAGTCGACAACATCCCGCTTTTTATCTCCGCCACCGTACCGGAGACCTGATTGCCCGTGCGACCAATGACGTGGATCGCGTGGTGTTCGCGGCCGGTGAAGGCGTGCTGACGCTGGTGGATTCACTGGTGATGGGGTGCGCGGTGCTGATAGTCATGAGCACTCAGCTCAGTTGGCAACTGACGCTGATGGCGCTGGCGCCGATGCCCGTGATGGCAATAGTCATCAAGCGCTATGGCACGCAGTTGCATCAGCGTTTCAAAGACGCTCAGGCCGCGTTTTCCTCGCTCAATGATCATGCGCAGGAGAGCCTTACCAGTATTCGTATGATTAAAGCATTCGGCCTGGAGGATCATCAGTCCGGCAGTTTTGCTCAGGTTGCCGCCGATGCCGGTCGGAAAAATATGCGAGTCGCGCGGGTAGACGCGCGTTTTGATCCGACTATTTATATCGCTGTCGCTTTTGCCAACCTGCTGGCGGTTGGCGGCGGGAGTTGGATGGTCATTAATGGGGCGCTGACGCTGGGGTCATTGACCAGTTTTGTGATGTATCTCGGGTTGATGATTTGGCCGATGCTGGCGCTGGCCTGGATGTTTAATATTGTTGAGCGGGGTAGCGCGGCTTATGCGCGTATCCGCCAATTATTGTCTGAAGCGCCGGTGGTTGTGGATGGTTCTCAGCCATTACCTGCAGACCCCGGAACGCTGGCGGTTCAGATCGCCGCTTTCCATTACCCTGGGCACTCGACATCAGCCATTAATGATGTCCGTTTTACGCTGCTCCCGGGTAAAACGTTAGGGCTGTGTGGCCCAACCGGTTCAGGAAAGAGCACGTTGCTGGCATTGTTGCTGCGCTATTTTGATGTTGAACAGGGGCAAATTGCCTATCATGGGCAACCGTTGCATGACATCCAGTTGGATGCGCTGCGTGGGCGGTTTGCCGTGGTTGGTCAGACGCCATTCCTGTTTTCGGACTCTGTCGCCAATAATATTGCATTAGGTCGGCCTGATGCTTCCCGGCAACAGATCGAAGAAGCGGCTCGATTGGCAAATGTCCATGATGACATTTTGCGTCTGCCTCAGGGATACCAGACTGAGGTGGGGGAGCGGGGGGTGATGCTGTCTGGAGGGCAAAAACAGCGCATCGCTATTGCCCGCGCGTTGCTGCTGGAGGCCGAGATACTGGTGCTGGATGATGCGCTGTCCGCGGTTGATGGACGCACGGAACACCAGATTTTGAGCAACCTGCGGCAGTGGGGACGGCAACGGACTCTGATTATCAGCGCGCATCGTTTGTCTGCGCTGGTGGATGCCGATGAAATTCTGGTACTGCAGCAAGGCCATGTGGCGCAACGTGGCGATCATGAGCAATTATCGCAGCAGCCTGGATGGTATCGCGATATGTATCGCTATCAACAACTGGAAGCCGCTCTGGATGATTCCCCCCGAGAGGAACAACCGAATGAATAA
- a CDS encoding Lrp/AsnC family transcriptional regulator, with translation MLDKTDRMLLALLQQDCTLSLQALAEAVNLTSTPCWKRLKRLEDEGYIKSRVALLDNEKLGLGLTAFVLLKTQQHNSAWYLEFSRFVSEMPEVLAFYRMAGEYDYLMQVQVADMKSYDAFYKRLVNGIPGLVDVTSSFAMECMKQTTALPLQV, from the coding sequence ATGCTGGATAAAACTGACCGTATGCTGCTGGCCTTATTGCAACAGGATTGCACGCTCTCATTGCAGGCGTTGGCCGAAGCGGTGAATCTCACGTCGACCCCGTGCTGGAAACGGCTAAAGCGACTGGAGGATGAGGGATATATCAAGTCCCGCGTGGCATTACTGGATAACGAAAAATTAGGGTTAGGGTTGACTGCATTTGTACTGCTGAAAACTCAGCAGCATAACAGCGCCTGGTATCTTGAGTTTTCCCGTTTTGTCTCCGAGATGCCGGAGGTGCTGGCATTTTATCGTATGGCAGGGGAGTACGACTATTTGATGCAGGTTCAGGTTGCGGATATGAAAAGCTACGATGCTTTTTACAAGCGTCTGGTCAATGGTATTCCGGGGCTGGTGGATGTGACTTCCAGTTTCGCCATGGAGTGTATGAAACAGACAACCGCCTTGCCGCTACAGGTATAA
- a CDS encoding PLP-dependent cysteine synthase family protein, producing MTSTWVRDAVSAIEADFQRSADTHLIRLTLPDYPGIYFYLKDESTHPSGSLKHRLARSLFLYGLCNGWINEGTPIIEASSGSTAVSEAYFARLLGLPFIAVMPSCTAKRKIEQITFYGGTCHFVEQSGQIYAASEELARELHGHYMDQFTYAERATDWRGNNNIADSIYRQMVREPFPIPDYLVMSAGTGGTSATLGRHIRYKGLDTQLIVVDPENSVFYDCYRRQDSTITGKCSSRIEGIGRPRAEPSFIPGVIDDMIKVPDAASIATLYWLEKILGRKVGPSTGTNVWGMLQLAGKMVTEGRSGAIVTLLCDSGERYLDTYYNQEWVKNHIGDITPYLQQLHAGH from the coding sequence ATGACCAGCACTTGGGTACGCGACGCCGTCAGCGCGATTGAAGCAGACTTTCAACGCTCAGCGGACACTCATCTGATTCGCCTGACACTGCCGGACTATCCCGGTATTTACTTTTACCTTAAAGACGAAAGCACACACCCGAGCGGTAGCCTCAAACATCGCCTTGCTCGTTCGCTGTTTCTGTACGGCCTGTGTAATGGCTGGATTAACGAAGGTACGCCGATTATTGAAGCCTCATCAGGCAGCACCGCGGTGTCGGAAGCCTATTTCGCCCGCCTGCTGGGACTGCCGTTTATTGCCGTGATGCCTTCCTGCACCGCCAAACGAAAAATCGAACAAATCACCTTCTACGGCGGCACTTGCCATTTTGTCGAACAATCCGGCCAGATTTACGCCGCCTCCGAAGAGCTGGCCAGAGAGTTGCACGGCCACTACATGGATCAGTTCACTTATGCCGAACGCGCCACCGACTGGCGTGGAAATAACAACATTGCCGACAGTATCTATCGGCAAATGGTAAGAGAGCCATTCCCGATACCGGATTATCTGGTAATGAGTGCCGGAACAGGCGGTACCTCTGCTACGTTGGGTCGCCACATCCGCTACAAAGGTCTGGATACACAGTTGATCGTTGTAGATCCGGAAAACTCGGTGTTTTACGACTGCTATCGCCGGCAAGATAGTACCATCACCGGGAAATGCAGCAGCCGGATAGAAGGTATTGGTCGCCCGCGCGCCGAACCCTCGTTTATTCCAGGCGTAATAGACGACATGATAAAAGTCCCCGATGCCGCCAGCATTGCGACATTGTACTGGCTGGAGAAAATTCTGGGGCGCAAGGTCGGCCCGTCTACCGGAACCAATGTCTGGGGTATGCTGCAACTGGCTGGAAAAATGGTGACGGAAGGGCGCAGCGGCGCGATCGTTACTTTGCTGTGCGACAGCGGCGAGCGTTATCTCGACACCTATTACAATCAGGAGTGGGTCAAGAACCACATCGGCGATATCACGCCTTACCTCCAGCAATTGCACGCAGGACATTGA
- the queC gene encoding 7-cyano-7-deazaguanine synthase QueC — protein sequence MTSAVVVFSGGQDSTTCLIQALQQYDEVHCVTFDYGQRHRAEIDVAAALAQTLGARAHKVLNVGLLNELAVSSLTRDNIPVPEFDAAADGLPSTFVPGRNILFLTLASIYAYQVGAETVITGVCETDFSGYPDCRDEFVKALNQAVALGLAKDIRFVTPLMWLNKAETWALADYYQQLETVKNHTLTCYNGIKGTGCGQCAACHLRAKGLAEYQRNPAAIMAALKHKTGLK from the coding sequence ATGACGAGCGCAGTTGTAGTGTTCAGCGGCGGTCAGGACTCGACTACTTGCCTGATACAGGCATTGCAGCAGTACGATGAAGTCCACTGCGTCACATTTGACTACGGGCAGCGCCACCGCGCTGAAATCGATGTCGCCGCCGCACTGGCGCAAACGCTTGGAGCCAGAGCGCATAAAGTGCTGAATGTCGGTTTGCTCAACGAACTGGCAGTGAGCAGCCTGACTCGCGACAACATACCGGTCCCCGAGTTTGACGCGGCTGCCGATGGATTGCCGAGTACTTTTGTTCCCGGTCGAAACATTCTTTTTCTGACATTGGCCTCGATTTACGCCTATCAGGTTGGAGCAGAGACCGTGATTACCGGCGTCTGCGAAACCGACTTTTCCGGTTATCCTGATTGCCGGGACGAATTCGTCAAGGCATTGAATCAGGCGGTAGCATTGGGCCTGGCCAAAGATATCCGCTTTGTCACACCGTTGATGTGGCTCAACAAAGCGGAAACCTGGGCGCTGGCGGATTATTACCAACAGCTTGAGACCGTGAAAAACCATACGCTCACCTGCTACAACGGTATTAAAGGAACGGGATGCGGACAATGCGCCGCGTGTCACCTGCGGGCTAAAGGGCTGGCGGAGTATCAGCGTAATCCGGCAGCGATAATGGCAGCGCTGAAACATAAAACCGGGTTGAAATAA
- a CDS encoding ComEA family DNA-binding protein, with amino-acid sequence MKNSGIKALCFIVGMSLTGVSTWLHASPTTSAPDKTSVTTAKSPSSSPSSDSKVEKAAKPLVAADEEEVSINTATAEQLATVLNGVGLKKAQAIVSYREQNGPFTQIEQLQEVPGIGSALIERNQSRLRL; translated from the coding sequence ATGAAAAACTCAGGAATCAAAGCGTTATGTTTTATTGTAGGCATGAGCCTGACCGGTGTCTCAACGTGGCTTCACGCCTCACCCACCACGTCTGCGCCGGATAAAACCAGCGTCACGACGGCAAAATCCCCTTCTTCATCCCCTTCTTCGGATTCGAAAGTGGAAAAAGCGGCTAAGCCTTTGGTAGCGGCAGATGAAGAGGAAGTGAGTATTAACACGGCAACGGCGGAACAACTGGCTACGGTACTGAATGGTGTGGGCCTGAAGAAGGCGCAGGCAATAGTTTCTTATCGTGAGCAAAACGGGCCGTTTACCCAAATCGAACAACTGCAGGAAGTACCGGGAATCGGTAGTGCATTGATCGAACGTAATCAGTCCCGTCTGCGTCTGTAA